The following proteins are encoded in a genomic region of Reichenbachiella sp.:
- a CDS encoding VRR-NUC domain-containing protein, which yields MANNDKIILPEKYYLDNFKYVLNFVIDKYEPLLSDAEIAFITNFTTLSEDGQCLYVRVSNRKGQFFRKEKLIYPEIINLDDAHEELLDRNFLVSKPSLEVDECFQLINIYNKPEIIQIVKPLDVEVNKKLKKDELILNLLESCDTEMLQQSFYTDSIITQGAREELDMVKLFFFGHNNGDMSDFVIRDVGHAKFMEIDESKLGTSFDSREEAEAVRQLSQLNKEFYLLEDAVSPLDVYEWFTAIEIGYFLNMDKAKQRADKLLHKVGYHLEKHKYFDEALELYHLSSASPLRERRIRIYNKQKDFDKSLAQAKQILEDPNDNKEYYIAQDVLNKLDKKLKTTTLRQKEGITIPVDASYQNRVEQGALVHFETEGYQGYHSENSICRNVFGLFFWEEIFDPKYNSLHQPLQRNPSDIYDKDFYKKRKKAIANKLQNTKSKKQLSKILETSAQLRYGISNPFVHWEKSMIEAMWQFLAFAKLKQIKSLLAEMAIDPKNRSTGFPDLFVWKEKEYSFFEVKSPNDNLSEKQLFWLEHFQEWGIPAEIALVEWT from the coding sequence ATGGCTAATAATGACAAAATTATACTGCCCGAAAAGTACTACCTGGACAATTTTAAATACGTCCTCAATTTTGTCATAGACAAGTATGAACCGCTGCTTTCGGACGCTGAAATAGCGTTTATCACCAACTTCACAACACTATCAGAAGATGGCCAGTGTCTATATGTAAGAGTTAGCAATAGAAAAGGGCAGTTTTTCAGAAAAGAAAAATTGATTTATCCCGAAATCATTAATCTAGACGACGCCCACGAAGAACTGTTGGATCGTAATTTTCTAGTTAGTAAACCTTCGCTTGAGGTCGACGAATGCTTTCAACTCATCAACATTTATAACAAGCCTGAAATTATTCAGATCGTTAAGCCGCTGGATGTTGAGGTCAATAAGAAACTAAAAAAGGATGAGCTGATCTTGAATTTGCTTGAGAGCTGTGACACTGAAATGCTGCAACAATCCTTCTACACCGATTCTATTATTACCCAGGGCGCTCGTGAGGAGTTGGATATGGTGAAGTTATTTTTCTTTGGACACAACAACGGGGACATGTCGGACTTTGTTATACGGGATGTCGGCCATGCCAAGTTTATGGAAATAGACGAGTCTAAATTGGGGACTTCATTTGACTCCAGAGAAGAAGCAGAAGCCGTTAGGCAACTATCTCAACTAAATAAAGAGTTTTATTTGTTGGAAGATGCGGTTTCACCTTTAGATGTGTATGAATGGTTTACAGCGATTGAAATCGGCTATTTCCTGAATATGGATAAAGCCAAACAACGAGCTGACAAGTTACTGCACAAAGTGGGCTACCACCTTGAGAAACACAAATATTTCGATGAAGCTTTAGAGTTATATCATCTTTCATCTGCCTCTCCGCTAAGAGAACGAAGGATACGGATCTACAACAAGCAAAAAGATTTTGATAAATCTTTGGCTCAGGCCAAACAAATACTGGAAGACCCAAACGACAACAAAGAGTATTACATCGCCCAGGATGTACTCAACAAACTTGACAAGAAACTTAAGACGACCACGCTTAGACAAAAAGAAGGTATTACTATTCCAGTTGACGCCAGCTATCAAAATCGTGTGGAGCAGGGTGCATTGGTCCATTTCGAAACCGAAGGCTACCAAGGTTATCACTCTGAAAATTCTATATGTAGAAATGTGTTCGGACTGTTCTTTTGGGAGGAAATCTTCGACCCAAAATACAACAGCCTGCATCAGCCGTTGCAGCGAAATCCGTCAGACATCTATGACAAAGATTTTTACAAAAAACGTAAAAAAGCTATAGCTAACAAGCTTCAAAACACAAAATCAAAGAAACAACTTTCAAAAATACTAGAGACAAGTGCTCAATTGCGCTATGGTATTTCCAATCCTTTTGTACATTGGGAGAAAAGCATGATAGAAGCGATGTGGCAGTTCTTGGCTTTTGCCAAACTGAAACAAATCAAATCTCTTTTGGCCGAAATGGCCATCGACCCTAAAAACCGATCTACCGGTTTTCCTGATTTATTTGTTTGGAAAGAAAAGGAATATTCCTTTTTTGAAGTCAAATCTCCCAATGATAATTTGTCCGAGAAACAATTGTTTTG